TAAAAAACTCAAAACCATCCTCGCTCACCACCCACGTGGGTCCTCAAATTCACCTAATCACTGCTATACCCGCCTCGTGACCCActtcatataatatatttataagtatcaattaaataaatataaatcaaaatttttataaaaaatgtatGAAATACTTATCCTTTGAACTCTTACTACATATGTGATATTATTTCAACTgtcactatttaaaaaaaaagtcatcaTGACCCTTTAATTGATAAACAAAAAATAACttcaatattaatttaaaaaattttaaaaataaagtccttttataatatttaaatacaaataatGTCTCAAATATatcacaaatatttttaaatataacacaagtacaaaaattaaatactaataaattaataaaatactaataaaataattattaaattaaatttttataaatattttttttgaatatactTATTATATTATTCGAGGTAAGTGAAGATGAGACAAACGGGAATGAGGTGAGTATAATATCAAAACCACGACTCTCGATGAGTCTAATATTTATCTTTATCTCTATTTCAGTACCCGCAAAACCTGTACCAGCCTAGCCTAATTGGGTGTGAAGTGGGATGGGATCGTGAAACCGCACCGACATCCCTACTTTCTTTATATGAAAGCTTACGGTAACGTGAATTGAAAAGATTAGGCTAAAATTTCTTCAAATAGGACATCGAAATGAGCTTGGCCCCTTTGTTCCCCAATTCGAGTACTGAAGCTACGACGGCGTTTTGTAAGCCCCTAAACCAGTCCATGAAGACAAAAACGGGTCAACTTGAAGCCCGACTTCTTGTGGGAATCACACGCCTGTGGATGACACACATTCAACCCGACAGTTCCAATCGAATCTCTCGCCAATCGCCACTCCCTTCTCTCACTTCACAGCTCCAAGAAAGGAAAGGCTAAGGCTATCTTCGGGCTGCCAGAAAACTGGGTTTAGGCTTATTAGCTTCAAGAACCCTAAAATCGTCAAGAATCCTCCATTCCCAATACTCTAGATTCCGACCCATCGTCGCCAAATCCGAGCTCCAATCCCCCGACGCCTCATCGGCAGCAGCAGCAGCACCGCAGCCAGAAACCACTCCTTCTCCACCCAAGAAACCCGTTGGCGGTGCACGGATCCACGTCACGAACCCGGATGATGCCATCGAGGTGTCCGTCGATGGCTTCCCGGTGAAAATCCCCAAGGGCATGACCGTTCTTCAGGCCTGCGAAATTGCTGGTGTTGACATTCCGAGGTTTTGTTATCATAGTCGACTTTCAATCGCTGGGAACTGCCGTATGTGCCTCGTCGAGGTTGAAAAATCCCCCAAGCCCGTCGCCTCTTGTGCCATGCCTGCTCTCCCTGGTTAGCGTTTCAATTTaacaattattatattttgtattttgttttctCAATTTTACTAGTGTGTTTGAATTTAATTAGATGAACGGATTTGAATTTCTTTGCAGATTTTTGACGTGTTTCAGGATACTAGTAATTTGGATTTAGGGTTCTCAAATTATTCTATACTATTTTATTCTCTTTAATCTCTGTTATTGAATGTCTTGCTACTAGTTCCATATAGTCTTCATAAAGATACAGAATTATGATCGATTTGATCTTTATAAATTCAGTCATAAATGTTTgttttcatcttcatttttgtTTTACATGTTTTAGTAACCATGCATGGAAATGTGTCTAGATTTgtacttaaaatttcttaatatcTAAGTATTTATGTGATTGTAAACAATAATTCTTGTGATAATTTTCTTTCAAGCTTGTCATCCTGTTGCCTTCTTGGATTTTAAACAATTTAACCTTCGGGGGTTTTACTCCTTTTCTTTTTGGTTTGTGTTGTTTAATTATGCTTGGGACTATAACATAGGAATGAAGATTAAGACGGATACACCTTTGGCAAAGAAGGCACGTGAAGGAGTAATGGAATTTCTGCTGATGAACCATCCACTTGATTGTCCAATCTGTGATCAGGGTGGAGAATGTGATCTCCAGGATCAGTCTATGGCATTTGGATCTGATCGAGGTCGTTTTACTGAAATGAAGAGATCTGTTGTTGACAAAAATCTTGGTCCTTTAGTAAAGACTGTCATGACTCGGTGCATTCAGTGTACAAGGTAAAAAATTAACCCCAAATATTCCCTCctcttttactttctatttttaGATTTCAAGCTGGCTGAAATAGAAGATCTGAAATCCAAACTCCGACAGATGCCTGCATCAGCTTTAAGACTTTATTCAGAGTAACCATATGCATTGATCACCTTTAACTTTAGACATTTGTGGTCACTCATAGGAACCGAGCATGTGTATTGTGTTGATTACCAATTCTGAAGAAAAGATGCTTGATTGTCACAAATACTGCTGATATTGCAAATTAATATGCTGAGCACCTTTTGAATCACTTGTCCTACATTTACAATTGTTTATGTTAGATTGTGATCAAGTTGGCCTATACAATTTGCAGTGCAAAATTTTGTTTACCTCATTACCTTAGACTGATGCATCTTCTACATTTACACAACTAGTCAACTTTCTAAAGCTTTCATCACAAAAGTTCCCTTGATAGGGATGTCACCTGTAAATGCTTGATGTTGTTGCTTTTGGGGGAAAAAAACACCCAATTAAGCCTAAATGAAGTTTTGTTTGGGCTTTATGATTCGTAAATAGATTTACCAAGTTTATGTAAAATCTCCTGCCTagttagtgttttttttttttacttcttgtATCAAGCCAATTTTTCCATCTTTTACAAGAAGTTTTTGGGCCAAATCCTTGTGACCTTTTGAGGGTTTGATTATTTGAGATATATCTATTGCCAGCTTTCACATTGTTATGCAATCCAAAGGTCTGAGTTTGAGGCTAATAATTTTTTGTGGTCTCTTCAGGTGTGTCAGATTTGCAACAGAAGTTGCTGGTGTTCAGGATCTCGGCATGTTAGGTCGTGGTAGTGGAGAAGAAATCGGTACTTATGTTGAAAAGCTTATGACAAGTGAACTTTCTGGAAATGTTATTGATATTTGCCCTGTTGGAGCACTTACCTCTAAACCCTTTGCCTTCAAGGCCCGAAACTGGGAGTTGAAAGGAACCGAGACCATTGATGTAACTGATGCGGTTGGATCCAATATTCGGATTGACAGCAGAGGTCCGGAGGTTATGCGTATCCTTCCACGTTTAAATGAGGTAAAGTgtaaacttccataagatgcTTTTAGTGCACCCTTTTCTAGAAATATTTTTTCTGACGCCCATCAAGCAATGAACGGTCTTTGTTTTTTATTGGGCTTGATGCCATGAATTATCTTTTTGACTGCTTTTGTGTCAGTCTTAAATTCTTTTGATCTTGTTATCATCTCAGTTACTCGAAGGCCTGTGTTATTAATGTTATGAGATAAGCAACCTCGTTATTTGTTCTTGCACAGATGTGACAAATAGCTTAAGATGGGTTATGTTAGTGCCAAATTGTTATTGTGATTATTGTGGCTTTTATTGGATTACATTTATGTTATCATTTCGCAATAATTTTTTAGCAAGATAAATTGTTGATAGGTAAAACTGGTGTAtgtgggatagagttactatagTCCTGCTGATGTCTTAGAAAGGCTTGTTCTTGTGGTAGCATTCTCTTGTTGCAAATTTGTGTGCCTTAGTGGCTAGTTCCTGATCATTATGGTAATGGCAAATTTTGCTAGTCAAAATGGTCATGACTGGCATTTTATTTCACATGATTCTGTGACTTGAACTGTTGAACAAATTGCCAGTTTTTAAAATTAAGGTCCTGTCTGTTTGGGCAGtgcaggtttttttttttttttttttttgggggggggggttggCACCCCCTCTTCCCTTAAAGAATCCAAATAGGGTTCATAGGTTTCATCTAGGAAATAATGATAAGTATCTCTTCCCTGCTTCACTGACCTTTGCAGGATATAAATGAAGAATGGGTATCAGATAAGACTCGTTTCTGTTATGATGGTTTGAAGAGGCAAAGGCTAAATGACCCTATGATTCGTGGTGCTCATGGGCGCTTTAAGGCTGTGAGCTGGCGCGATGCTTTGGCTGTTGTTGCCGAGGTTGCCCTTCACGTTAAACCCGAGGAAATTGTTGGGATCACTGGTCAACTTTCTGATGCTGAATCCATGATGGCACTAAAAGATTTGTTAAATCGCATGGGATCAAACAATGTGTGGTGTGAAGGAACTGGCACAAACCCTAGTGCTGATCTAAGATACAGATATCTTATGAACAGCAGTATTGCTGGTCTTGAGAAGGCAGATGTGTTCCTTCTGGTCGGAACCCAGGTAATACTCTAGCAACTCAAATTCTTATATTCTATGCTTGTCGCATGTACTCTCAGTGAAttttcacaatgtgtttcatctATGTACATTGCGCATAGTTAGCAATTACCTATCTGAATCCCTTTCATGATAGGTGTTATGTTTTCTTTAAAACTGAACAAATATATTTGGATGCATATTgtcttttcattaaaaaaagaGGACTTTGATTGACAAAAGCTAAAATATGAAATGTTTCCTAGTAAAAATGTTGAGAATAAAAAACCCAAGTAGCACAAAGATTGTAACAATACTATAATATACTACCAATAGAGCTGAACATTCTAAGCTGAAAAAATACAAAGCccaagaagaaaaaagaaagatgctattacGTGGACAGTAAAATGTGTCTGAATAGTATCATTTGATTGGATTTTAGACTATAATAATCATATAATTCTATGTAACTTTCAGCCAAGGTATGAAGCTGCTATGATAAATGCCAGAATCCGTAAGACTGTTAGGGCATCAAATGCTAAGGTAGGCTACATTGGTCCTCCTGCAGACTTCAACTATGACTACCAGCATCTTGGCGTTGGGCCAAAAACACTTATTGAGATTGCTGAAGGACGCCATTCTTTCTGCTCAGCCATCTTAAATGCCAAAAACCCAGCCATCATTGTTGGCTCTGGACTGTTCGAGAGGGAGGACAAAGATGCAATATTTTATGCTGCTGAAACCATTGCAAAGAATGGGAATGTCATTAGACCTGACTGGAATGGATTCAATGTTTTACTTCTCAGTGCTGCCCAGGCTGCAGCCCTTGACCTTGGCCTTGTGCCAGAATCTAGCAACAGCATTGAGTCAGCGAAGTTCTTGTATCTAATGGGTGCTGATGATGTGAATTTGGACAAAGTTCCAGCAGATGCTTTTGTGGTGTATCAGGGGCACCATGGGGACCGAAGCGTCTATCGTGCCAATGTAATTCTACCTTCAGCAGCATACAGCGAGAAGGAGGGTACATATGAAAATACAGAAGGCCGCACTCTACAAACATTGCCCGCCGTACCTACAGTTGGTGATGCTAGGGATGATTGGAAGATCATTCGAGCACTCTCCGAGGTTTCTAGAATTTGTTTACCTTATGATACACTAGGATCCTTACGTTCTAGGATGAGGACCGTAGCACCAAACCTACTGCACTTGGATGAGATAGAGCCAGCTACATTTGGACCTTCGATGAGTATAGACTGTACCCAAGAGATAAACTTGACACCATTCAAAGCAGCTGTCGAGAATTTTTACATGACTAATTCTGTTACCAGGGCATCAAAAATAATGGCACAATGCAGCGCAATGCTATTAAAGGAGTGAGTGGTGGGTTTCTAATCTTGATGAATTTTCGAGattcatcttttttcttttttggttccATTGTGTCATACCTATATAAGCCTGCACTGTCGAGCTTTTCTGAGCAGTAGCTTATATGCCAATAAAGGAATTTGAGGTCCTTTGGTTTCAATTAATGTAATATGATTTGCAATGTAAAAGCATTTTTCCTGGTAAAACACTGGCTATAAGACTCAAGGGTTAGACTTTGAGATTGAGCAGAGATTTTGCTTGTGCTTTAACATGATCTTGTAACTATTTAGAGTTAAGTTTCTAATGGTAGGTGCTTTAAGTGTCGGTCAATGTAATACGAGGTCATTCGGTGATTCCATGGTTTACAAGGAAAAAAAGGACCGGGGTAGACCTGCAAAATCAGTTTTTTCTCAATCTTatctataataattttatataagatATACTTTTTTGGTATATTAGTGATGAAAATTTTTGTcgtaaattgtatttttaaaaaacaaactaTTTAAATGgttattgaattaaaagaaaatttaatttaatcattaacgTCACAAATATTAATCATTTTAGTTACTCATCGTTAAATCAATAATGGCATTAGGATTTGTATAATTTCCTCTTGGTTTCTCTCATTTTATTGGAATAATATGGATTATGCATGGAAATCCCAAATTAACATGATGGTTAATGATTTGGGGTGAGTACGAGacaataattatttcaaaaagagACATTGAATTATCGTAATCTTAAATTTGTAGGCGACATATCGATTTGGATTCTTGATGACTTGTCATgtcgaaattttaaatttttttatatttaaaaaattattttttattttttgaattttaaagaactttttttataatttttatttttaaaaaagatgattttttattttttaaacataattattaatttttttgtttttatttaaatatgaaaaattaattttataatgtattaaaattaataCTTTTAAAGGGTAAAGAGGAAGTTGACAAAAATTGTACAGGTTATATCTATTttagaaggaaaaaaattaaatgagcaTAAACTCGCACATGGTGCAAATAgtaatttaaaacttaaattccattatgcataaattttaatccaaataataataacttcCCATTGCGACCGCAACTTTATATATCTGAAAGTATTCACCGGAAGCACATATAATAATATCTATTTTAgacgaaaaaaattaaatgaacttaatgCTTGAATTTCATCCGGTATGGCTGCACTTTCATTTCCTAGCCTTTAATCTCTATCCGTTTCAGGTCTCACTACTTGCTGTTTAGCCTTtacgttttttttttaaaacatttatgtCATTTTAAGCTACTTGATACATTGTTTTATTATTTGGATTTATATTTGATGTGTGTATAATTATAAGCTTAAATATGGTAAAGATttttatactctttttttttattttaatttttattattatacttttaatttcgaaacattgggttttgattttttattatttaaaataatgatgtaaaaaataaaataatatttttagctctcaacatttataagttttgtcaatttggtcttcACCctatagaaataaataataaattttaaaaattaatttttcatattaaaaaaataaaattttaaaaaataaaaaattatttttaaaatagaaattataaaaaattaaactcttaaatattaaaaaatatataaaaaaattaaaaaatataaaaagttccaAAAATTCGACATGATAAAACTATTGTGAACCCAAATCGACATGTTGAGGCTGATTTGAGATTTTGTGGATTTTATGTCTCTGAAAAATGTAAATTTCAAGTTTCACCCATTGAAGAATATCAGAAACTTATATACCAACCCCAAGTTTGAAATTACCAGTGCGAATAATTTAGCAGTATgctttttgttttaaatgaaaacagGCTATGGAAAGTTTACCCTGAGAGTATTATCCCAATGCCTGGAAACAGAATTCCAGCCTCTCGGTGTTTATGTTGCCCATTGACAGAGTCATTGGTTCACCCAGGTAAAAGAAATTCacaaaaaacaaaagaatcttGATCCAATGGATCGTATCCCATTTTCATGGACTAGATGAAAGCTCGAATTACAGTAAAAGCACTGCAATCAAGTTGTCATATACTCTTATATAATTAATACTATATAATACAAATGAGAAGTGTAGGTACGACAATGAAAAACAAAAGTATATAACGATGGAAAAATGTAGGGGGCAACGGCATCACACAGAGGGTTGATTGGAGAACAACAACAAAGCGGCAGAGTGGGAGGGGAGGTCAGGGCCGTGATGATGATGGACCCAGACGCGTTGGCTCAAACCTACCGACACAGGAGATTGACCTCCGTCCCTCCATCACCACATTCTATTAACCATTCAATATTCCCCGTCTTTCTTTCCCCATTTGCTCAACTTGCTCCCTTGAGCTTGTTGGCCGGACAAGGCCACCGGAAGCCCATGGACGGCGGTGACTTATGGTAGTGGTGGCTAGGATAAATGGAGAAGAAGAAACAGCGAAGGAGAGGAAAATGTGGGAAGAAAAAGAACATGGAAAGAAATGGGAAAATGGGAAAGAACAAAAAAGGGAAATTACACGTCTAAAATGtgggtttttaaattaattatgaaaaccCACATCACCAATGCCATTACTCAACAGGTGattaaaatgatcaatttttGTAACGTTAAtgatttaattgattatttttttaaatttaataaccATGATAGAACAATCTCATAATTAAATGactatttaaataatttacccttaaaaatttggtaataaaaaaatgcGTTAAAATCTCAATTGCACTAAaaaattttcacctcttttatatcaattaattacccttaaattaaatacaatttttattaattacaaataattttataatttatattacgtTAAATACaagtttcaaatattttaaaggcttaatgataaatttggccattatcatttacatgttttgttaaaatggcattaattgtatttttgagtctTTTTTTTACCAtcaacctttaatttttttaaattactttttttaatagatttgataaaagtaccgttaaaaaagttaacgggatgatgtaaaatatttttaatgagatgtaatctATTACTTAGGTaacccaataagataattacaagtgaaaaaaataaagcatacatgaaattaaaaaataactcttaatttaaagaaaatacacGTGATTatctttaaaaaatggtttcaaaaTAAATGCATACATTTGTTTACTTAGAGGTTTCAAAAAGATGATTAATAAATCAAACCCAAAATAGTGAAGGTGTGCAATTCATTTTGAAACCCTTTTTCAGATAATTAcgtttaatttctttaaattaagagttattttttaaaactttatcaattatttatttattttattattttccacatgtaattgttttattgggttatctaagtaataaattatatgtcattaaaaatattccacatatgAATTCCCACATCATCCCATTGACTTTTTTAACAATACTTTAATCAAATCTGTTAAAAAaagcaatttgaaaaaaaaaataaaagttgatgacaaaaaagactcaaaaatataattaaggctattttaacaaaacatgtaaacgttagtgaccaaatttgtcattaaacctattttaaaacaaaaaaaaaagtcaaaccaTCTCATTCAACCAACTTCTATTTGGTTTTCTAACATATTTCAAACCTCATATTGAATTGATAGAAGAGCAAGGTTTTTAGAATAAAATCAGTGGTTAGATTGAACGATTTAACCTATCtgactaatttaattaaataaattattaaaaattaaaaaaaataattagtccaactcttttatttcaaacagGTATCCTAGTCGATTCTCGATCCAATCGGTTGGCCcgatttgattttgaaaatagtGCAGAAGAGAAGCCTTGCGAGTGTGCCTTTAGAGAATCTATGCAACACCCCTAAATTTGTTATGTTATAAAAGTAATATAAAGAGAGGATCATGCATAATGGATTCCTAAGTAAAGTAAAATAAggaatataaatgataaaaaagaagGTTGAtggatgaaaaaaaagaagaagtcgAATTAAGAAGTATGTCGTGATATATTAATTTAAGGTAGAGACTATATTGTAaagatgtgaaaatttttgtggttcaagtgtaaatattcaaaatttagggaaaagtataaatatgaaaagttgaaggaccaaaagtgaaaataacCTAAAAGTCCTGGTGACACAAAATTGCTAAATAAGGGCCACACTGAATAAGTGAAGAAATATAAGggattaaatcataattttaccaaaagtgAATAATAATTTAGGGATGAAAATGTAAAGAattatgaagggcaaaatggtcatttctcaatttggataaatattaaatgtaataaTCAAGGATGAAAGGTGTTGAAAATTTATTGAttggattattttaatattgttttgatattatattattatattaattaaataattagatatttgatgagaaAAATGTAGAATTTTCCATCATTTATCTTCCATTCTCAAGCCACTTTCATCCCTGTATGAGGGAAACTTTCACCATCGATTTTCATTGTTAATTCATTTTCTCGAGATTAATGGTTGATCTAGAAGTTGCCAAAAACGGCCTACCCAACAGTATGAGGATCTCTTGATCTTTCTCGAAGTCAAGGACTACAAAATCAACTGGGATGATAAAATTCCTCACTTTAACCAATACGTTTTCAAGTAAACCTTTTGGGCATACTAATGAGCTATTAGCTAATTGTA
The Gossypium hirsutum isolate 1008001.06 chromosome A07, Gossypium_hirsutum_v2.1, whole genome shotgun sequence genome window above contains:
- the LOC107946378 gene encoding NADH dehydrogenase [ubiquinone] iron-sulfur protein 1, mitochondrial, producing GYLRAARKLGLGLLASRTLKSSRILHSQYSRFRPIVAKSELQSPDASSAAAAAPQPETTPSPPKKPVGGARIHVTNPDDAIEVSVDGFPVKIPKGMTVLQACEIAGVDIPRFCYHSRLSIAGNCRMCLVEVEKSPKPVASCAMPALPGMKIKTDTPLAKKAREGVMEFLLMNHPLDCPICDQGGECDLQDQSMAFGSDRGRFTEMKRSVVDKNLGPLVKTVMTRCIQCTRCVRFATEVAGVQDLGMLGRGSGEEIGTYVEKLMTSELSGNVIDICPVGALTSKPFAFKARNWELKGTETIDVTDAVGSNIRIDSRGPEVMRILPRLNEDINEEWVSDKTRFCYDGLKRQRLNDPMIRGAHGRFKAVSWRDALAVVAEVALHVKPEEIVGITGQLSDAESMMALKDLLNRMGSNNVWCEGTGTNPSADLRYRYLMNSSIAGLEKADVFLLVGTQPRYEAAMINARIRKTVRASNAKVGYIGPPADFNYDYQHLGVGPKTLIEIAEGRHSFCSAILNAKNPAIIVGSGLFEREDKDAIFYAAETIAKNGNVIRPDWNGFNVLLLSAAQAAALDLGLVPESSNSIESAKFLYLMGADDVNLDKVPADAFVVYQGHHGDRSVYRANVILPSAAYSEKEGTYENTEGRTLQTLPAVPTVGDARDDWKIIRALSEVSRICLPYDTLGSLRSRMRTVAPNLLHLDEIEPATFGPSMSIDCTQEINLTPFKAAVENFYMTNSVTRASKIMAQCSAMLLKE